In bacterium, the following proteins share a genomic window:
- the kbl gene encoding glycine C-acetyltransferase: MAYSEKLRGYYQKTISEIRDAGLFKEERFIHSPQGAEIKVEFPAGAELKEVINLCANNYLGLSSHPDVVKAAHEGLDSRGYGMSSVRFICGTQDIHRELQDRITKFLGTEDTVLFPSCMDANAGVFEAVLSEEDVIISDRLVHASLIDGIRLCKAQYDSFKHMNMEHLDEKLAMHQDKRIRLVVTDGVFSMDGDLAPLDKMVELCERYDAMILVDDSHSTGFIGKTGRGTHEHFGVVGKIDIITTTLGKALGGASGGCVSGRREIVEMCKQRARPYLFSNTMPPVIVSAANKVIDLISGTTERRDKLEWNTRYFREKMEEAGFDIRPGETPIVPVMLYNAKLSQDMARDLYYEGIYVIGFFYPVVPQGQARIRTQLSAAHEKEHLDKAIEAFKKVGAKYGILGLKKKEIIEKYGQ, from the coding sequence ATGGCATACAGCGAAAAGCTCCGCGGCTACTACCAGAAGACCATTTCCGAGATCCGCGACGCCGGACTATTTAAGGAGGAGCGCTTCATCCACTCGCCGCAGGGCGCGGAGATAAAGGTGGAATTCCCAGCGGGCGCAGAACTCAAGGAAGTAATAAACCTCTGCGCCAACAACTACCTCGGGCTCTCCTCGCACCCGGACGTTGTTAAAGCCGCGCACGAGGGGCTCGATTCAAGAGGTTACGGAATGAGCTCGGTGCGCTTCATATGCGGAACACAGGATATACACAGGGAGTTGCAGGACAGAATAACGAAGTTCCTCGGAACCGAGGACACCGTGCTCTTCCCTTCATGCATGGATGCCAACGCCGGCGTGTTCGAGGCCGTGCTCAGCGAAGAGGACGTTATAATCTCGGACAGGCTCGTTCACGCATCGCTCATTGACGGCATCCGGCTGTGCAAGGCGCAGTATGATTCCTTCAAGCACATGAACATGGAGCATCTTGATGAAAAGCTCGCGATGCACCAGGACAAGCGCATAAGGCTAGTTGTTACCGACGGCGTATTCTCTATGGACGGCGATCTTGCTCCTCTGGACAAGATGGTCGAATTGTGCGAGCGCTACGACGCGATGATTCTGGTTGACGATTCGCACTCCACCGGCTTCATAGGCAAGACCGGAAGAGGCACGCACGAGCATTTCGGAGTGGTCGGAAAAATTGATATCATCACGACGACGCTTGGCAAGGCTTTGGGCGGCGCCTCGGGCGGCTGCGTATCCGGCCGACGCGAGATTGTCGAGATGTGCAAGCAGCGCGCAAGACCCTACCTCTTCTCCAACACCATGCCTCCAGTGATCGTTTCGGCGGCTAACAAGGTTATCGATTTGATCTCCGGGACCACAGAACGACGCGACAAGCTGGAGTGGAACACGCGCTACTTCCGCGAGAAGATGGAAGAGGCCGGTTTCGACATCCGCCCCGGCGAAACGCCTATCGTGCCCGTGATGCTTTATAACGCAAAGCTCTCGCAGGATATGGCAAGAGACCTTTACTACGAGGGCATCTACGTCATAGGCTTCTTCTACCCGGTTGTTCCTCAGGGCCAGGCGCGCATCCGCACCCAGCTCTCCGCCGCGCACGAGAAGGAGCATCTGGACAAAGCCATCGAGGCGTTCAAAAAGGTGGGCGCCAAGTACGGAATACTTGGCCTCAAAAAGAAGGAAATCATCGAGAAGTACGGACAATAA
- a CDS encoding acyl carrier protein encodes MLDEKQLKDTVLTYVKNEYIDDEDEAEALTTDTPLISGGIVDSFSMVSLKVFLEKKYEIKIPDEDATPDAFDTVTKIVELVKRFKGA; translated from the coding sequence ATGCTTGATGAAAAACAATTAAAGGACACGGTTCTTACCTACGTCAAGAACGAGTACATCGACGACGAGGACGAAGCCGAGGCGCTTACGACCGATACGCCCTTGATCTCAGGCGGAATAGTGGACTCATTTTCGATGGTCTCGCTCAAGGTGTTCTTAGAGAAGAAATATGAGATAAAGATACCGGATGAGGATGCAACTCCGGATGCGTTCGATACGGTCACGAAGATTGTGGAGCTAGTAAAGCGCTTCAAGGGGGCGTAA